From the Bos indicus x Bos taurus breed Angus x Brahman F1 hybrid unplaced genomic scaffold, Bos_hybrid_MaternalHap_v2.0 tig00000169_arrow_arrow_obj, whole genome shotgun sequence genome, one window contains:
- the LOC113888613 gene encoding interferon omega-1-like: MAFVLSLLMALVLVSYSSGGSLGCDLSQNHVLVGRQNLRFLGQMRRLSPCFCLQDRKHFAFPQEMVEGGQLQEAQAISVLHEMLQQTFNLFHTERSSAAWDTTLLEQLRTGLHQQLDDLDACLGPVTGEEDSALGRTGPTLAVKRYFQGIHVYLKEKEYSDCAWEIVIVEIMRSLSSSTSLQERLRMMDGDLNSP, encoded by the coding sequence ATGGCCTTCGTGCTCTCTCTACTGATGGCCCTGGTGCTGGTCAGCTACAGCTCTGGAGGATCCCTGGGCTGTGACCTGTCTCAGAACCATGTGCTGGTTGGCAGGCAGAACCTCAggttcctgggccaaatgaggAGACTCTCCCCTTGCTTCTGTCTGCAGGACAGAAAACACTTCGCTTtcccccaggagatggtggagggcgGCCAGCTCCAGGAGGCCCAGGCCATCTCTGTGCTCCACGAGATGCTCCAGCAGACCTTCAACCTCTTCCACACAGAGCGCTCCTCTGCTGCCTGGGACACCACCCTCCTGGAGCAGCTCCGCACTGGACTCCATCAGCAGCTGGACGACCTGGACGCCTGCCTGGGCCCGGTGACAGGAGAGGAAGACTCTGCCCTGGGAAGGACGGGCCCCACACTGGCCGTGAAGAGGTACTTCCAGGGCATCCATGTCTACctgaaagagaaggaatacaGTGACTGTGCCTGGGAAATCGTCATAGTGGAAATCATGAGATCCTTGTCTTCATCAACCAGCTTGCAAGAAAGGTTAAGAATGATGGATGGAGACCTGAACTCACCTTGA
- the LOC113888608 gene encoding interferon alpha-B-like has translation MAPAWSFLLALLLLSCNAICSLDCHLPHTHSLANRRVLTLLRQLRRVSPSSCLQDRNDFSFPQEVLHGSQLQKAQAISVLHEVTQHTFQLFSTEGSATTWDESLLDKLHAALDQQLTDLQACLRQEEGLRGAPLLKEDASLAVRKYFHRLTLYLQEKRHSPCAWEVVRAEVMRAFSSSTNLQERFRRKDGHTPGSTQK, from the coding sequence ATGGCCCCAGCCTGGTCCTTCctcctggccctgctgctgctcagCTGCAATGCCATCTGCTCTCTGGACTGCCACCTGCCTCACACCCACAGCCTGGCCAACAGGAGGGTCCTGACGCTCCTGCGACAACTGAGGAgggtctccccttcctcctgcctgcagGACAGAAATGACTTCTCATTCCCCCAGGAGGTGCTGCATGGCAGCCAGTTGCAGAAGGCTCAGGCCATCTCTGTGCTCCACGAGGTGACCCAGCACACCTTCCAGCTCTTCAGCACAGAGGGCTCGGCCACTACGTGGGATGAGAGCCTCCTGGACAAGCTCCACGCTGCACTGGATCAGCAGCTCACTGACCTGCAAGCCTgtctgaggcaggaggaggggctgcGAGGGGCTCCCCTGCTCAAGGAGGATGCCAGCCTGGCTGTGAGGAAATACTTCCACAGACTCACTCTGTATCTGCAAGAGAAGAGACACAGCCCTTGTGCCTGGGAGGTTGTCAGAGCAGAAGTCATGAGAGCCTTCTCTTCCTCAACCAACTTGCAGGAGAGATTCAGGAGAAAGGACGGACACACACCTGGTTCAACACAGAAATGA
- the LOC113888602 gene encoding interferon alpha-H — translation MAPAWSFLLALLLLSCNAICSLGCHLPHTHSLPNRRVLTLLRQLRRVSPSSCLQDRNDFAFPQEALGGSQLQKAQAISVLHEVTQHTFQLFSTEGSAAVWDQSLLDKLRAALDQQLTDLQACLRQEEGLRGAPLLKEDASLAVRKYFHRLTLYLQEKRHSPCAWEVVRAEVMRAFSSSTNLQEKFRRKD, via the coding sequence ATGGCCCCAGCCTGGTCCTTCctcctggccctgctgctgctcagCTGCAATGCCATCTGCTCTTTGGGTTGCCACCTGCCTCACACCCACAGCCTGCCCAACAGGAGGGTCCTGACACTCCTGCGACAACTGAGGAgggtctccccttcctcctgcctgcagGACAGAAATGACTTCGCATTCCCCCAGGAGGCGCTGGGTGGCAGCCAGTTGCAGAAGGCTCAAGCCATCTCTGTGCTCCACGAGGTGACCCAGCACACCTTCCAGCTCTTCAGCACAGAGGGCTCGGCCGCTGTGTGGGACCAGAGCCTCCTGGACAAGCTCCGAGCTGCACTGGATCAGCAGCTCACTGACCTGCAAGCCTgtctgaggcaggaggaggggctgcGAGGGGCTCCCCTGCTCAAGGAGGATGCCAGCCTGGCTGTGAGGAAATACTTCCACAGACTCACTCTCTATCTGCAAGAGAAGAGACACAGCCCTTGTGCCTGGGAGGTTGTCAGAGCAGAAGTCATGAGAGCCTTCTCTTCTTCAACAAACTTGCAGGAGAAATTCAGGAGAAAGGACTGA
- the LOC113888601 gene encoding interferon omega-1-like: MASENLPQGSTRRCLSQASGHLIFPMAFVLSLLMALVLVSYGPGGSLGCDLSQNHVLVGRQNLRLLGQMRRLSPRFCLQERKHFAYPQEMVEGSQLQEAQAISVLHEMLQQTFNLFHTERSSAAWDTTLLEQLRTGLHQQLDDLDACLGPVTGEEDSALGRMGPTLAVKRYFQGIHVYLKEKEYSDCAWEIVIVEIMRSLSSSANLQERLRMMDGDLNSP, from the coding sequence ATGGCATCAGAGAACCTACCTCAAGGTTCCACCAGACGCTGCCTCAGCCAGGCCAGTGGCCACCTCATCTTCCCCATGGCCTTCGTGCTCTCTCTACTGATGGCCCTGGTGCTGGTCAGCTATGGCCCGGGAGGATCCCTGGGCTGTGACCTGTCTCAGAACCACGTGCTGGTTGGCAGGCAGAACCTCAGGCTCCTGGGCCAAATGAGGAGACTCTCTCCTCGCTTCTGTCTGCAGGAAAGAAAACACTTCGCTTacccccaggagatggtggagggcaGCCAGCTCCAGGAGGCCCAGGCCATCTCTGTGCTCCACGAGATGCTCCAGCAGACCTTCAACCTCTTCCACACAGAGCGCTCCTCTGCTGCCTGGGACACCACCCTCCTGGAGCAGCTCCGCACTGGACTCCATCAGCAGCTGGATGACCTGGACGCCTGCCTGGGCCCGGTGACAGGAGAGGAAGACTCTGCCCTGGGAAGGATGGGCCCCACACTGGCCGTGAAGAGGTACTTCCAGGGCATCCATGTCTACctgaaagagaaggaatacaGTGACTGCGCCTGGGAAATCGTCATAGTGGAAATCATGAGATCCTTGTCCTCATCAGCCAACTTGCAAGAAAGGTTAAGAATGATGGATGGAGACCTGAACTCACCTTGA